DNA sequence from the Treponema sp. OMZ 838 genome:
TATCAAAAAACTTGGGCTATCTCAATCTGAGAACAAAGAAAATACAAAAACCGATAAATTATAATTACACAGTATCTCCCTCAATGTCTTACGAAACAATTATCAAACAAGTAAAAATGTTACCGGAACCATTGTTAGCATCAGTATCAACCTTCATCAAACTATTTGAATCTGCGTAATGCAATTTTACTGAAAACCACGCCGGTCACGCAAAGCCTAAAAAAAAACTTTTTTTGCATTAGCGGAAAAATACACCTTGACCAGAACGCTGTTACCGAGTTACGCGAGGTAAGCTTGATATGATTTGATCTACTGAATGAATCTTTTAACCCACGTATCTAAAAAATTCATTTGCTCTTCCGTATGAAACCAATGTTCGCCCCTATCAAAAACCGTTAAGCTCGCGTTTATTGTATGTGCAAAATTCGTCATTGTTTCCAAAGAAGTCATATCGTCTTTTTTACCGTAAAGAATGCCGGTAGGAATGTTCCATGTTATAGGATTGTTCCTGACAAAAGAAAGGTATTCCCACGATAATGGTTCGCCGAAAGAAGTACTGATTATCTTTTTTGCCCTCAGCTCTTCTTCGGATACCTTTGCCTTTTTCATCATAGTTAAGATTAGATTTTCCATATCGACAATGGGCGAAATAAACAGGGCTTTTGTGATTGGCTTTTTCGATAAAGAAATCAGAGAAAAATAAGCTCCTATACTGTTTGCGATTAATAAAATTTCACTGTACTTTGGAGCGATAAAATCAAAATAGTTTTGAAATTCTTCTTTAGCCTGCCACGGTAATTCCGCTTTATAATCGAAACCTATAACTTCATAATCGTCATTAAAAAGTTTTTTATAATGATCGGCTTCGTCTGTGGAACCGCCTTTTCCGTGCACATATATAACAGCGTTGTTCATTTAAAATAGCTCCTATTCTGCATCTATAAATCCGAAACAATAAATTATTTTAAGAAATCTTCCCAATTTCGCCAACCGGCATAGGAAAATTCTAAGGCAGGGCAACCGCATTACAAATATTTTTAGCGGTTGCCTTCCTTCCTCTGTGCGAAATTTTGCTTAAAATTTCGCACATTTTTCCAGCAAATGGGTAAACGCATCAGGTAGAGTAGATATAAATCGCGGAAAAATTGAGACTGTGAGACCATTTGAACCATCTTCAACTGTTGTACATCCGTGTACAACAGTTGAAGGCGAGTTTTGTGCGCGCACAAAACATCGCTGCTGTATGGAACTACTGCCATCCTTGGCCGTTCTGGTCGAATAGTATCAATTTTTCCGCGGGGAGACTAAAAAAACGACCTGATGCGTTTATCCTGAATTCTAAAGTCAATACATGGGAATTTCCAGAGTAATCCCCGCTTCCCACCTGTTGCCTTTCCGTTCAAAAATCGTGATGTTATCAACCGGAAAGTCTTCCGCAAGGTTCATTTCGTTCATAACTTGAAGCGCCTTCGTCATTATGCCTACAGAAATATCCCGATTTGCAACAGTTGCATGAGGCTGGAAAGGCTTTTTGTCTTTTTTCGTACAGCCCGGACAGGCATTCAAAATTGCTTGTATTGTTTTATCACGGAGCTTTGTCCAATTTTCATCTGCAACGACGTTTGCAAAAAGCGTTCTATCTCCAAACGCATCAAAGTTATCAATATGAGCAGTAAAACCTAAACCTTTGGGCAAGACTTCTTTTTCAATCGCGCTGATTAAATCAGCTGTTGAATATTCTTCTTGCAATCTGAACGGAGGGACGAGTGTAACATGGATGGGTGTACCATGCCCTGACTTGCAGCCGTAAACCTCGTTCATATAACGGCGGCAATCTTCAAGAGTAAGGGTTATATCCTCTGGGAGGAGAACGCCGATAAAATGCGTTTGCTGCGGAACATTGTTTTGTTTCATCTCTATCATTATAGCATGGAACCATGTATCATTCTATCTTGGTGTTCTTCAGTATTCTGAATGCCGGCAGCTGGATTTTCTCAAAGTTATGATATAATAGTTATGCAATGTT
Encoded proteins:
- a CDS encoding carboxylesterase, encoding MNNAVIYVHGKGGSTDEADHYKKLFNDDYEVIGFDYKAELPWQAKEEFQNYFDFIAPKYSEILLIANSIGAYFSLISLSKKPITKALFISPIVDMENLILTMMKKAKVSEEELRAKKIISTSFGEPLSWEYLSFVRNNPITWNIPTGILYGKKDDMTSLETMTNFAHTINASLTVFDRGEHWFHTEEQMNFLDTWVKRFIQ
- a CDS encoding 2'-5' RNA ligase family protein; its protein translation is MKQNNVPQQTHFIGVLLPEDITLTLEDCRRYMNEVYGCKSGHGTPIHVTLVPPFRLQEEYSTADLISAIEKEVLPKGLGFTAHIDNFDAFGDRTLFANVVADENWTKLRDKTIQAILNACPGCTKKDKKPFQPHATVANRDISVGIMTKALQVMNEMNLAEDFPVDNITIFERKGNRWEAGITLEIPMY